The genome window ACGGCCCGCACGAACCCGTTTCCTGAGACCACACCGTCCTGGCCGAACGCGGCATCCCAGGTGCCGTCTGCTCGCAGGCGACCCAGCATGGCGTCGTCGTCGTCCTCGGAGACAACCCGACGCCAAAAGGAGCTGACCAGAAGGTTGCCGTCGGGAAGCGGCGTGAGAATCTGCGGATCTGGCAGCCGGCCCAGGGACACATCAAAGCCGGTGTCCAATTGCCCCGCGTCGGGGCTGCGGATTGCCAGCGTCACTTGGGGAAACTCCAGCTCCTGAACGCCTGCCGCGTTGCGCGCGATCAGACGAAAGGCGCCCAGGGGCGTTCCGGCCTCCACCGGCAGGCGCAGCACCCGCTGGGTGGCTCCGGCGATGGGTTCACCCGCGAGAGTCCACTGCAGATCCGGAGGCGGATCGCCCCGCACTTCGGCGGCAAGGTACAGCACTTCGTTGGTGGCAATGCGGGATCGCGCCGCCGTGGATCGAATCTCCGGGGCGGTGTCGGGCGCCGCATGAGCCAGCACCCGTGCCAATCCCGGCCGCTCAATTCCGTTGACCCGGTCAAACGCGCCGTGGATCCAGAGGCGTCCGCGATCATCGAGTTCCATGCCGCCCAGCTCCCCCACCTCGGACGGACCGTTGGCGAGCTCGACCTGGAACGATTCATCCAGGGTGCCGTCTGCGAGCAACCGGGCCAACCCCGTGGCCGGGCGCCCCTGCACGCGATGGAAGTGTCCACCCAACAGGATGCGACCGTCGGGCTGAATCACCGGCGGAAGCAGTTGCCCCTCGACTTCGAGAGGGATCCAGCGGACCAGATTTCCGCCGTCGTCCAGTTGGGCAAGCCGGCGGTTCGGAACGCCTCCCGGAGTCTGCAGAAAGAGGGACCCGCCGGGACCGAGCGCCATGGACAGGGGCACGCCTCCCAGGACGCCTTCCTCGCTGACGGAAATTCCCAGCACCTCCGCGGGATCAAATGCGGGGTCGGGCCGCCCATCAGGCAGCAACCGGACGATTCCCAGGCGGGTCTCCCGGCCGGACCTGACAAAGTTGCCGATGGCCAGCAACCGGCCCTGTCCGTCGCGGAGTACCTGTTGGATGAGCGGCCGTCCGTTCGGCCGGCCAAACTCCAGGCGGCACGCGAAGGCAAACGCTGAATTCCGAACCCCCTCGGGGTTGAATCGGGTCAGGTCGGGAGTCACCCAGCCGCCGTCATCAAGCGCGAGGAAGGGCAGGATGTCCGGGATCACACGTGCGCCAGGGGTGGGGAGCGGATGCCTCAGGCCTTGCGCGTCCCAGCCGTAAACAGCGACCGAGCTGCGGACCCACAGGCCTCCCCAAGGAGTCGCCACCACCCAATGGATCGTCGGGACCCCATTCGGACGGTCGTCATCAACGACGATCGAGGTCCCGTCCCAACGACCGTCATCGCCATACCGGCGGATCTCGGGGATCAGGAGGTCGTATCCGTAACAAGCATCCCCGGCGACGATGAACTCCCTGCGCCCGTCGAGTTCCTCAGCCACGGGTGCGAATCCTGCATCCAGTTCGCCGCTGCCCGGGAGCACCACTGCGGTTGCCCAGACGGCACCGACCACGGACAGGATCAGTTGGAGCCAACGAATGGCGTGCCGGTTGCTTGGTGAACGGTGCTCGGAGTGGGAGGACCTCATGGGATCAGGGGTGGAGGCTTGAGAAGCGGTTACAAATGTAAAAATGTGGTTTCGTTTGTCAACATCGAAAGCGTCGCGCTTTGGACGGTTTGCCCGGGGCGCCCGGGGACTCTTGGCTTCGAACCGGCGCCTGGGGCAGGCTCGGTGCGAACCATCACCCGCATGAGCCGTCCCTACTTCGCCTCGGAAATCGTCGAAACCCTCCACGTCGGTGACCTGGAACAGGAGGTGGTCGCCACGATCGAGGGACGTCACGACGCCGGGGAAGGGCGGCTTCATGCCCGGGTGGACGCCGTCCTCCGCGAAGTCAATCCCCGGGGCGCGGATGCGGAGTTCCGTCCGGACTGGCTGCCGAAGTCCCAGGAGATGACCGAGGGGGTGGAATCCTCGGAGGCCAATGCGTTGGCCCGGGACTTGTTCCATCAGTGGGTCGGAAAGGTCCGCGAGGCGGTCCGCAGGCATCGGGAGGGAGACTGAGGACGCTTCCCGCGGCGATCGGCAGGACGTGGCCGATCCCGGTCGCCGGCGGATTCCGGGGCCGCGTTCCATGCCTTCACGGCACCCCGCCATTGGTCCGCTCCCACAGCCATGCGTAGTCGCGGTTGCTGGCAGCATCGAAGCCGATGGCGTATGCCTCCTCCCAGTTTCGCACCCGGGGACCGGTCCTGGGATCCAGCCACTTGTGCAGCTCACCGTGGCCGTCGGCGAAGCTCAGGGCGCCGGCACCGCCGTGCCTTCGGGCGGGCCAATGGGCCGGCCAGTTCCATTTCGGCCCCATGGTCCACTCAAACTGAAACTGCCCGTTCTTGATGGTCAGTTCGTGTTCATCAATGAACACCCACACGTGGGCCGGAGAAGTCCGCTGGAAGTCCGACCACCGCACGAACGCTGTCGGCCCGTAAACGAAGGTGCCGTCCGGCGTCACCCCCAGACCATCCCCCAGGACCATGTAGGTGTTCATGGTGTAGCTGCGAACCCGCAGTGGACCCCGGGGGCGGAGCAGGTTCTGGAAATTGGTCCGGCTACGGTCCGAGGGGCAGTGGAAGACCTCGGGCTTGCCCAGATAGGGGCCCAGGTGGCCCGGCCCGGGCGCGATCAGCATCTGCCGGTTGGTCATGTCGCTCAACCGGTCGGTAAAGAAGGGCGACATGATCCCGTCTACCCAGCGCGTGGCATTGTCGAGGTGGATTCCGGTCTCCGACGGACTCAGGAACTCCCGGTGGTCGTCGGCGTAGACGTGGAAGGCGATCTGCAACTGACGCAGATGGTTGAGGCAGCCGACGGCCTCGGCCCGTGTGCGCGCCCGCGACAACGCCGGCAACAGCAGGCCCGCGAGGATGGCGATGACGGCCACCACCACCAGCAGCTCCACCAGCGTGAAGCCGTTGGCCCGCAGGTTCCACCCCCCGGACGGCACCAGAAGAACGCGTCGCCGCCGCCCGGACCCATGCGCCCTGGCCACATTCCCGTTGAGCCACCTGCCATTCATGGCCGTCGCAGCCGGTAGAACCTCATGGACTCCGGAGGCTCCAGCAGGATTTCCCCGTTGGCCGCCTCCGGGATCGGCACCCAATCGGCATCCGGTCCGAGGGAGTCGGAACTCTCCAAGAACCAGTTGGCCAGTCCGATGGCGACCGGCCACCGAACCCGGATGCCCTCTGGAACGACCTCGGAGGTGAGAGGGATTTCCGGGGGCAAACCGGCCCGGATGGGTTCGCCCGGGAGCGGGTTCCAGTCGTTCGCGACCACTTGGAACTGGGTGAGGAACTCCCGATTGGGCCGGGCCAATTGAAGCCAGCCATAATGGGCTCCATCGTCAGCGGAGAACTTTAAACCAATCAAAAGATTGGTCTCCGAGCTCCAGAATGCCGGTGGTAAATTATGTGTTGTTGGGTCCACATATTCCCATGGCGTTCCGGGGAACCGCCATTGATAGAACCCACCTATGTTGATCAGGGGCGCAGGACCGGAGATTTCCATATTGGTTGACGAGATGGAATCTCCGCGGCTGAACTGGATACGGTTTCTGGAGAACCTCAACAGCGCGGACCCTTCGACGGGGAAGAGAACCACAACCACCCCGTAATACTCTTCATTTTCTTGAATCGGAGGATACCTGCCGCGACTTGCGACCACATTGATTTCCGGCTCCCCGTCTCCATTGAAATCGATGGAATCAATAGTCAAACGATCCTCTTCCAACGGTGGAATTGCTGCCCATTCTGTCTGAGCAGATGCGAAGACTAAAGCAATCACGGTCGCGATAAGACGATTTGCTTGGTCCATAATTTCTTGCAGTTGAAACAATTACTGTCCGGGTGTGCGAGGGATCAGGATGAAGGCTCGGGCTACGCCAGAATTTCTGCCCCACCCAATGATAACATCGGAATCGGAAATGGCGGCCGACCCCTCCAAAGCCCAGCCGGGGGCACGTGAATAATGAGGATCGTTAAGGTCACGGAGCACTCGATCGACCGTCCGTGAGATAACCGCCTTGGCTGATGAACTGGTTCTGTTGGGACCAGACCAGCCTACTGCAATCAGTTTACCATTGATCCCGAGCAGTTCAGCCTGCGGATCGAGGACGCCCGTCCTTCGCAATGATTGCAAGTCAACATGATGTTGAGGCAACCCATTCAATGCATTCCAAATAACAGACCGATGATATAGTTCCCCGGAGACATCGTTGCGCGTATACCATCCCGTTCCTGTTGAATAGTATCCGCCGCCAGACGAAGGCAGGATGGCTGTACGGGTGACGCTTGTAACTCACAGCCATCCCACAGAAATCGAGTGGAGAAAGGCTGAGTTGACGTTTTGCGGGCGGGCCACACAGCTTGCCCGTGTATGAAAAAACATCTCAACTCAGCCCGCAGCAAGTTCACGATCCTTGGCCAGCTTTGCAAATTGATTC of Verrucomicrobiia bacterium contains these proteins:
- a CDS encoding prepilin-type N-terminal cleavage/methylation domain-containing protein; translated protein: MNGRWLNGNVARAHGSGRRRRVLLVPSGGWNLRANGFTLVELLVVVAVIAILAGLLLPALSRARTRAEAVGCLNHLRQLQIAFHVYADDHREFLSPSETGIHLDNATRWVDGIMSPFFTDRLSDMTNRQMLIAPGPGHLGPYLGKPEVFHCPSDRSRTNFQNLLRPRGPLRVRSYTMNTYMVLGDGLGVTPDGTFVYGPTAFVRWSDFQRTSPAHVWVFIDEHELTIKNGQFQFEWTMGPKWNWPAHWPARRHGGAGALSFADGHGELHKWLDPRTGPRVRNWEEAYAIGFDAASNRDYAWLWERTNGGVP